A genomic stretch from Alphaproteobacteria bacterium includes:
- the nuoL gene encoding NADH-quinone oxidoreductase subunit L, translating to MFIVTVFLPLLGAVLAGLFGRVLGDKGAEVVTSGFMLVSAVLSVLILQDVALEQNVYNVHVLSWVSSGGLAFDWALKIDSLTAVMIFVVTVVSSMVHVYSIGYMHHDKSIPRFFSYLSLFTFFMLMLVTSDNLVQLYFGWEGVGLASYLLIGFWYDRPSANAAAIKAFLVNRVGDFGFALGIFACFVLFGTVQLDAIFAAAPEKAGMVLEFLGAEIDALTLVCLLLFVGAMGKSAQLPLHTWLPDAMEGPTPVSALIHAATMVTAGVFLVCRMSPVFEYAPAALDVVVFVGATTAFFAATVALTQNDIKRVIAYSTCSQLGYMFFAAGVGAYGAAMFHLMTHAFFKALLFLGAGSVIHAMSDEQDMRRMGGIWREIPLTYALMWIGSLALAGVPFFAGYYSKDMILESAWAAQSGLGRYAFVFGLIAALMTAFYSWRLIIMTFHGRPRADEAVMAHVHESPKVMIVPLLVLAAGAIFSGYIGYGHFVGDNLSAFWGNSLLMLGDPNIIERAHHVPGWVKLSPIVMGAAGILLAYLLYMVWPRLPGWIATHFRELYLFSFNKWYFDELYDRIFVRPAKRLGWGLWKGGDGDLIDGVGPDGLAAVTRNLARRAVRLQSGYVYHYAFAMLIGVVIFVTWYLFGLVG from the coding sequence ATCTTTATCGTCACCGTATTCCTGCCCCTTCTGGGGGCGGTGCTGGCCGGGCTGTTCGGCCGCGTGCTCGGCGACAAGGGGGCCGAGGTGGTCACCAGCGGCTTCATGCTGGTGTCCGCCGTGCTCTCCGTGCTGATCCTGCAAGACGTCGCGCTGGAGCAGAACGTCTATAATGTCCATGTGCTGAGCTGGGTGAGCTCGGGCGGTCTGGCCTTCGACTGGGCGCTCAAGATCGATAGCCTTACCGCGGTGATGATCTTCGTCGTTACGGTCGTCTCCAGCATGGTGCATGTCTATTCCATCGGCTACATGCACCACGACAAGTCGATCCCGCGATTCTTCTCCTATCTCAGCCTTTTCACCTTCTTCATGCTCATGCTGGTCACCTCGGACAACCTGGTGCAGCTTTATTTCGGCTGGGAAGGGGTCGGGCTGGCCTCCTACCTCCTGATCGGGTTCTGGTATGACCGGCCCAGCGCCAATGCGGCCGCGATCAAGGCGTTCCTTGTCAACCGGGTGGGTGATTTCGGCTTTGCGCTCGGCATATTTGCCTGCTTCGTGCTGTTTGGCACTGTGCAGCTCGATGCGATCTTTGCCGCCGCGCCCGAAAAGGCCGGCATGGTGCTTGAGTTTCTCGGGGCCGAGATCGATGCGCTGACGCTGGTTTGCCTGTTGCTTTTCGTGGGCGCCATGGGCAAATCGGCGCAACTGCCGCTGCATACCTGGCTGCCCGACGCAATGGAGGGCCCGACGCCCGTCTCGGCCCTGATCCATGCCGCGACAATGGTAACGGCCGGAGTCTTTCTGGTGTGCCGGATGTCACCGGTTTTCGAATACGCGCCGGCGGCCCTGGATGTCGTCGTCTTCGTAGGCGCGACGACGGCGTTCTTCGCCGCCACCGTGGCGCTTACGCAGAACGACATCAAGCGCGTGATTGCCTATTCCACCTGCAGCCAGCTGGGATACATGTTTTTCGCCGCAGGTGTCGGAGCCTACGGCGCGGCCATGTTCCACCTGATGACGCATGCCTTCTTCAAGGCGCTCCTGTTCCTCGGCGCGGGCTCCGTGATCCACGCCATGTCGGATGAGCAGGACATGCGCCGGATGGGCGGCATCTGGCGGGAAATCCCCCTGACCTATGCGCTGATGTGGATCGGCTCGCTGGCGCTGGCGGGCGTCCCCTTCTTCGCCGGCTATTACTCCAAGGACATGATCCTCGAATCCGCGTGGGCGGCCCAGTCGGGCCTCGGCCGGTACGCCTTCGTCTTTGGCCTGATCGCAGCGCTCATGACGGCCTTCTATTCCTGGCGGCTCATTATCATGACCTTCCACGGCCGGCCGCGTGCCGACGAGGCGGTCATGGCACATGTCCACGAATCGCCCAAGGTCATGATCGTGCCGCTTCTGGTGCTGGCCGCCGGCGCGATCTTTTCGGGCTATATCGGTTACGGGCATTTCGTGGGCGACAATCTCTCGGCCTTCTGGGGTAACTCCCTCCTGATGCTGGGCGATCCGAACATCATCGAGCGTGCCCACCATGTGCCGGGCTGGGTGAAGCTGTCGCCCATCGTGATGGGGGCGGCCGGCATCCTCCTCGCCTACCTGCTCTATATGGTCTGGCCGCGCCTGCCCGGCTGGATTGCCACGCATTTCCGCGAGCTGTATCTCTTTTCCTTCAACAAATGGTATTTCGACGAGCTGTATGACCGGATCTTCGTGAGGCCGGCCAAGCGGTTGGGCTGGGGCCTCTGGAAGGGAGGCGACGGCGACCTGATCGATGGCGTCGGGCCGGACGGGCTCGCGGCGGTGACACGCAACCTCGCCCGGCGCGCCGTCAGGCTGCAATCAGGTTATGTTTATCACTACGCCTTCGCCATGCTGATCGGCGTGGTGATTTTCGTGACCTGGTATCTTTTCGGACTGGTGGGCTAG
- a CDS encoding NADH-quinone oxidoreductase subunit M produces MNDWPLLSLLIFLPLLGATFVLIIRGEDETVVNNARSVALWTSLVTFALSLALWINFDTSTADFQFVERRNWFPELNIAYHVGVDGISMLFVLLATFLTPICILSSWGAVKTRVKEYMIAFLVLETMMVGMFVALDYVLFYLFFEGVLIPMFLIIGVWGGERRVYAAFKFFLFTLAGSVLMLVALLAMYLQAGTADIPTLLKTDFPYAMQIWLWLALFASFAVKVPMWPVHTWLPDAHVEAPTAGSVILAGVLLKMGAYGFLRFSIPMLPEASAFFTPFIFTLSVIAVIYTSLVALAQEDMKKLIAYSSVAHMGFVTMGIFTVNVQGLEGALFTMLSHGIVSGALFLCVGVVYDRLHTREIARYGGLVHRMPVYAAVFLVFTLASIGLPGTSGFIGEFLSLAGAYQVSTLVAALAATGVILGAAYMLWLYRRVVFGKLEKPDLKNLLDLSPREIIIFAPLVLVVLWMGIYPAPILDVFHASVANLIQDYETSLAAANATGRVEVDFAWLGGGR; encoded by the coding sequence ATGAACGACTGGCCGCTCCTGTCCCTGCTGATCTTCCTGCCGCTCCTGGGCGCAACATTCGTTCTCATCATCCGGGGCGAGGATGAGACGGTAGTCAATAATGCGCGCAGCGTGGCGCTGTGGACTTCACTCGTCACCTTTGCCCTGTCACTGGCCCTCTGGATCAATTTCGATACATCGACAGCGGATTTCCAGTTTGTCGAGCGGCGCAACTGGTTCCCCGAGCTGAACATCGCCTACCACGTGGGCGTCGACGGCATCTCGATGCTTTTTGTTCTGCTCGCCACGTTTCTGACACCAATCTGCATTCTGTCGAGCTGGGGCGCGGTCAAGACACGCGTCAAGGAATACATGATCGCCTTCCTGGTCCTCGAGACCATGATGGTGGGTATGTTCGTGGCGCTTGACTACGTGCTGTTCTATCTGTTCTTCGAGGGCGTCCTGATTCCGATGTTTCTGATCATCGGTGTCTGGGGCGGCGAGAGGCGCGTCTACGCCGCTTTCAAGTTCTTTCTGTTTACGCTCGCGGGCTCGGTCCTGATGCTGGTGGCACTGCTGGCAATGTATCTGCAGGCCGGCACGGCCGATATTCCAACGCTGCTCAAGACCGATTTTCCCTACGCCATGCAGATCTGGCTGTGGCTGGCGCTTTTTGCCTCCTTCGCCGTGAAGGTGCCGATGTGGCCGGTGCATACATGGCTCCCCGATGCTCATGTGGAGGCGCCGACGGCGGGATCGGTCATCCTGGCCGGCGTGCTTCTGAAAATGGGTGCTTACGGGTTTCTCAGGTTCTCTATCCCGATGCTGCCCGAGGCGTCCGCCTTCTTCACGCCCTTCATCTTTACGCTGAGCGTGATCGCCGTGATCTACACCTCCCTCGTCGCGCTGGCGCAGGAGGATATGAAGAAGCTCATCGCCTATTCATCGGTGGCTCATATGGGCTTTGTGACGATGGGTATCTTTACGGTCAACGTGCAGGGGCTCGAGGGCGCGCTTTTCACGATGCTGAGCCACGGCATCGTTTCGGGTGCGCTGTTCCTGTGTGTCGGTGTCGTCTACGATCGGCTGCACACGCGCGAGATCGCGCGCTATGGCGGCCTGGTCCATCGGATGCCCGTCTACGCTGCGGTTTTCCTGGTGTTCACTCTCGCCTCGATCGGACTTCCCGGCACCAGCGGATTTATCGGCGAATTTCTCAGCCTGGCCGGCGCCTATCAGGTGAGCACGCTGGTGGCGGCGCTTGCGGCGACGGGTGTGATCCTCGGCGCGGCTTATATGCTGTGGCTGTACCGGCGTGTCGTTTTCGGCAAGCTGGAGAAGCCGGATCTGAAGAACCTTCTGGATCTTTCTCCGCGGGAAATCATCATCTTCGCGCCGCTCGTTCTCGTCGTGCTGTGGATGGGCATCTATCCGGCACCGATTCTTGACGTGTTCCATGCCTCCGTCGCCAACCTGATCCAGGATTATGAAACCTCGCTCGCCGCAGCGAATGCCACGGGCCGCGTCGAGGTCGACTTCGCCTGGCTCGGCGGCGGACGATAG
- the nuoN gene encoding NADH-quinone oxidoreductase subunit NuoN encodes MEGLNDLLTASPELFLALSGMGLLMAGVYTNQQAVRAVSWMALGAFALSAVLLWTVVPTGAVVFNDLFITDPFGRFIKTLVLLGASAALLLSMDYAEREGMRRFEFPVLIVFATLGMMMMVSANGLIALYVGLELQSLALYVLAAFQRDSTRSTEAGLKYFVLGALSSGMLLYGCSLIYGFTGTTEFGALSTMFADGFEVSVGLVFGLVFLISGLAFKVSAVPFHMWTPDVYQGAPTAVTAFFAAAPKFAAMGLFVRVLIGPFGDLSAEWSQVIVLLAIASMVLAAFAAIGQSNIKRLMAYSSIGHVGYALIGLATATESGVNSLLVYMSIYLFMVIGTFACIMCMRQRGIMAEEITDLAGLSRNQPVLAFILAALMFSMAGIPPLAGFFGKLYVFLAAVEAGRYILAVIGVLSSVVAAYYYLRIVKIMYFDVPGDLFDRPIGREISVVLAVSAVVVLFFFVYPAPITAGARTAAASLFAG; translated from the coding sequence ATGGAAGGCCTTAACGATCTTCTCACCGCGTCGCCGGAGCTGTTTCTCGCCCTTTCGGGGATGGGGCTGCTCATGGCCGGCGTCTATACCAACCAGCAGGCGGTGCGCGCTGTATCCTGGATGGCTCTTGGCGCGTTCGCGCTGTCGGCGGTGCTTCTCTGGACGGTCGTTCCGACCGGTGCCGTGGTCTTCAACGATCTTTTCATTACCGACCCGTTCGGGCGGTTTATCAAGACGCTGGTTCTCTTGGGTGCCTCGGCGGCATTGCTCCTGTCCATGGATTACGCCGAACGCGAGGGCATGCGCCGATTCGAATTTCCCGTTCTGATTGTCTTCGCGACACTCGGCATGATGATGATGGTCTCGGCCAACGGGCTGATCGCCCTTTATGTCGGACTCGAGCTGCAGAGCCTGGCGCTCTACGTGCTGGCCGCCTTTCAGCGCGATTCGACCCGCTCGACCGAAGCGGGGCTCAAATACTTCGTCCTCGGCGCGCTGTCCTCCGGCATGCTTCTTTACGGTTGCTCGCTCATCTACGGTTTTACCGGGACGACTGAATTCGGTGCCCTCTCGACAATGTTCGCGGACGGGTTCGAGGTGTCGGTCGGGCTGGTTTTCGGGCTGGTATTCCTGATCTCGGGTCTCGCCTTCAAGGTGTCGGCGGTGCCGTTCCATATGTGGACGCCCGACGTCTATCAGGGCGCGCCCACGGCCGTGACCGCGTTTTTCGCGGCCGCCCCGAAATTCGCCGCGATGGGGCTTTTCGTCCGGGTTCTAATCGGACCTTTCGGGGACCTTTCGGCCGAGTGGTCACAGGTGATCGTTCTGCTCGCCATTGCCTCGATGGTGCTGGCTGCCTTTGCGGCGATCGGGCAGAGCAACATCAAGAGGCTGATGGCCTACAGCTCCATCGGCCATGTGGGCTATGCGCTTATCGGCCTTGCGACGGCGACCGAAAGCGGCGTCAACAGCCTGCTGGTGTACATGTCGATCTATCTGTTCATGGTGATCGGCACCTTCGCCTGCATCATGTGCATGCGCCAGCGCGGCATCATGGCGGAAGAAATCACCGACCTTGCGGGGCTGTCGCGAAACCAGCCCGTGCTGGCCTTCATCCTCGCCGCGCTGATGTTCTCGATGGCCGGGATTCCCCCGCTCGCGGGCTTTTTCGGCAAGCTTTACGTGTTCTTGGCGGCGGTCGAGGCGGGACGCTACATCCTTGCGGTAATCGGCGTCCTCTCAAGTGTCGTGGCTGCCTATTATTATCTGCGCATCGTCAAGATCATGTATTTTGACGTGCCGGGCGATCTGTTCGACCGGCCAATCGGACGTGAAATTTCCGTGGTGCTGGCTGTATCCGCCGTCGTGGTCCTGTTTTTCTTTGTTTATCCCGCGCCGATCACGGCCGGGGCCCGGACGGCGGCGGCATCTTTGTTTGCCGGCTAG
- a CDS encoding biotin--[acetyl-CoA-carboxylase] ligase: MILSWDIRSFERLESTNREAQAQAAAGAREGAVIWAREQTAGYGRRGRAWMAGTDNLTASVILRPERAARETGQLAFVLALAIGEALSDPAAAGGAAIGYKWPNDVLLNGRKLGGILLESSFRGDRAEWVVAGFGVNLRNHPTNAIFPATDLLAEGVVAPEPGDCLDAVLAALAPLYRMWTGDGFAAIRARWREKAVGLGEMAELRLADETFEARLVDLDDEGALLVAGRGGQRRIHAGEVFWPPQDREPL; the protein is encoded by the coding sequence TTGATCCTCTCCTGGGACATCCGGTCGTTCGAACGGCTGGAGAGCACGAACCGTGAGGCGCAAGCGCAGGCGGCCGCCGGCGCGCGGGAAGGGGCCGTCATCTGGGCACGCGAACAAACGGCGGGTTACGGGCGACGGGGCCGGGCCTGGATGGCGGGAACGGACAATCTCACGGCCTCGGTCATTCTGCGGCCCGAACGGGCGGCGCGGGAGACGGGCCAACTCGCCTTCGTCCTCGCCCTCGCGATCGGCGAGGCACTGTCGGACCCGGCGGCGGCGGGCGGCGCGGCCATCGGGTACAAATGGCCGAATGACGTGCTGCTGAACGGACGCAAGCTAGGGGGTATTCTGCTGGAATCAAGTTTCCGGGGGGATCGGGCGGAATGGGTTGTGGCCGGGTTCGGGGTCAATTTGCGCAATCACCCGACCAATGCGATTTTCCCGGCGACCGATCTTTTGGCTGAAGGCGTCGTCGCGCCCGAACCGGGGGATTGTCTCGACGCGGTGCTGGCGGCTCTCGCTCCCCTCTATCGGATGTGGACGGGGGACGGGTTCGCTGCCATCCGGGCGCGCTGGCGCGAAAAAGCGGTGGGCCTGGGTGAAATGGCCGAGCTCCGCCTCGCCGATGAGACCTTCGAGGCGCGGCTCGTCGACCTCGACGACGAGGGGGCGCTTCTGGTTGCCGGGCGAGGGGGGCAAAGACGGATCCACGCCGGTGAAGTATTCTGGCCACCCCAAGATCGGGAGCCTCTGTGA
- a CDS encoding type III pantothenate kinase has protein sequence MLVAIDSGNTNLVAGLYRGDRLLGSWRRETGRDRTAAELYAWLETALSETGIEARQVTAAAIANVVPSADLMLQRMFTRHFSLTPLVIGDPDVDLGIEVRLDRPSEVGADRLVNAIAAFARYGGPLIVVDFGTATTFDVVGADGAYLGGAIAPGINLSLDALHRAAAKLPDIAIERPERAIGRSTVQAMQSGIYWGYVSLVEGMIERIRQEQGNPRMAAVATGGLAPLFLDEVTAISRADSDLTLFGLYLVARGNGLVT, from the coding sequence ATGCTGGTCGCGATCGATTCGGGAAACACCAATCTCGTGGCAGGGCTTTACCGGGGTGACAGGCTGCTGGGTTCGTGGCGGCGGGAAACCGGCCGGGACCGCACGGCGGCCGAATTGTACGCCTGGCTGGAAACCGCACTCTCGGAGACCGGGATCGAGGCGCGGCAGGTCACGGCAGCCGCGATCGCCAACGTGGTCCCGTCGGCCGATTTGATGCTGCAACGCATGTTTACCCGCCATTTTTCCCTGACCCCCCTTGTCATCGGCGATCCGGACGTCGATCTTGGTATCGAGGTCAGGCTGGACCGCCCGAGTGAGGTCGGCGCCGATCGGCTGGTCAACGCGATTGCCGCGTTCGCGCGCTATGGCGGCCCGCTGATTGTCGTGGATTTCGGGACCGCAACCACTTTCGACGTCGTCGGGGCAGACGGGGCCTATCTGGGGGGCGCCATCGCACCCGGCATCAATCTCTCGCTTGACGCGCTGCATCGCGCGGCCGCGAAGCTGCCGGACATCGCCATCGAAAGGCCCGAGAGGGCGATCGGTCGCTCCACCGTCCAGGCGATGCAGTCGGGTATTTACTGGGGCTATGTCAGCCTGGTGGAAGGCATGATTGAACGGATCAGACAGGAACAGGGCAACCCCCGCATGGCCGCCGTCGCCACGGGCGGGCTGGCCCCCCTCTTTCTCGACGAGGTCACGGCGATCTCGAGGGCTGACAGCGATCTCACGCTCTTCGGCCTGTATCTCGTGGCGCGCGGCAACGGGCTTGTGACATGA
- a CDS encoding ribonuclease J, translated as MSAVSIPAGTLPGDYVSGAELSVLPLGGAGEIGMNLTLYGCDGTWLMVDLGITFGDDTTPGVDVLMPDPAFIVAQRDRLAGLVLTHAHEDHLGAVPYLWSRLNCPVYATPFAAAMLRRKLAEAGLLDEVPLYEIPLSGGMDIGPFRLSFITLTHSIPEPNALAIETPYGRVLHTGDWKLDPDPLVGKATDEKALSDLGRAGVLAMVCDSTNALRPGEAGSEADVRDSLRKIIADAGAARVVATCFASNLARLLSLARIGRECGRDVGLVGRSLWRIVEIARETGYLPDDITFVSERDIGLVPDEHAMIICTGCQGEPRSALYRMATDAHPRARIHPGDLVIFSSRIIPGNEKPIGRLQSLIRRQGARVLTEKDGFIHVSGHPAEDELARMYGWVKPAIAVPVHGEWRHLRRHAELARNWGAREAFEVENGDVLRLAPGPAAVVAQVPAGRLCLDGARVVPFGGKVVRDRQKLLFNGAAVATIVLGADRMLAAPLQLSLQGVLEEEAWDSAREAAETAVKAALEATVREGDDVRREAARRAIRRSLFQATGRKPMTDIHLLHLPNA; from the coding sequence ATGAGCGCGGTCTCGATCCCGGCCGGCACGCTGCCCGGCGATTACGTGTCCGGCGCTGAATTGAGTGTCCTGCCATTGGGCGGGGCGGGCGAGATCGGCATGAATCTCACCCTCTATGGCTGCGACGGGACGTGGCTGATGGTCGATCTTGGCATCACGTTCGGCGATGACACCACGCCGGGAGTCGATGTGCTGATGCCCGATCCGGCGTTCATCGTCGCCCAGCGCGACCGCCTGGCGGGGCTGGTGCTGACTCATGCCCATGAAGATCATCTCGGCGCCGTACCGTATCTCTGGTCGCGCCTCAACTGCCCGGTTTACGCCACGCCGTTCGCGGCCGCGATGCTGCGACGGAAGCTGGCGGAGGCCGGGCTCCTCGACGAGGTGCCGCTGTATGAAATCCCGCTCTCGGGCGGCATGGATATCGGCCCTTTCCGGCTTTCCTTCATCACACTCACCCATTCGATCCCCGAGCCCAACGCGCTTGCGATTGAGACTCCCTACGGGCGCGTCCTGCATACGGGCGACTGGAAGCTCGACCCCGATCCGCTGGTCGGGAAAGCGACGGATGAAAAGGCCCTCAGCGATCTGGGGCGGGCCGGCGTGCTGGCCATGGTATGCGACAGCACCAATGCGCTGCGCCCGGGCGAAGCCGGTTCCGAGGCCGATGTTCGCGATTCTCTCCGCAAGATCATCGCCGACGCGGGCGCCGCGCGGGTGGTCGCCACCTGCTTCGCCTCCAATCTGGCCAGACTGCTCTCGCTCGCCCGGATCGGCCGGGAATGCGGCCGTGACGTGGGGCTGGTGGGCCGTTCGCTCTGGCGGATCGTCGAGATCGCGCGCGAGACCGGGTATCTGCCGGACGACATCACCTTTGTCAGTGAGCGCGATATCGGCCTCGTCCCGGACGAGCACGCGATGATCATCTGCACCGGCTGCCAGGGCGAGCCGCGCTCCGCCCTGTACCGTATGGCGACGGATGCCCATCCGCGGGCCCGGATTCATCCGGGCGACCTGGTGATTTTTTCGAGCCGGATCATTCCCGGCAACGAGAAGCCCATCGGCCGGCTGCAATCCCTGATCCGGCGGCAGGGCGCGCGCGTGCTGACGGAAAAAGACGGCTTCATCCATGTGTCCGGCCATCCGGCGGAAGACGAATTGGCACGTATGTATGGCTGGGTTAAACCGGCCATCGCCGTCCCGGTCCATGGGGAATGGCGCCATTTGCGCCGTCATGCCGAATTGGCCCGAAACTGGGGCGCGCGCGAGGCGTTCGAGGTGGAAAACGGCGATGTGCTGCGTCTGGCACCGGGCCCTGCGGCGGTGGTCGCCCAGGTCCCGGCCGGCCGGCTCTGCCTCGACGGCGCACGGGTCGTGCCCTTCGGCGGCAAGGTCGTTCGCGACCGGCAGAAGCTCCTGTTCAACGGGGCGGCGGTGGCGACGATCGTCCTGGGCGCCGACAGGATGCTGGCGGCGCCGCTCCAGCTTTCGCTCCAGGGCGTGCTGGAGGAGGAAGCCTGGGATTCGGCACGCGAGGCGGCTGAAACGGCAGTCAAGGCGGCGCTTGAAGCGACGGTGAGGGAAGGCGATGATGTCCGGCGTGAAGCCGCCCGGCGGGCGATCCGGCGGAGTCTCTTTCAGGCCACGGGGCGCAAGCCGATGACCGACATCCACCTCCTCCATCTGCCCAATGCGTAA
- the mce gene encoding methylmalonyl-CoA epimerase, whose translation MIGKLNHVAVVVPDLAAASALYRDTLGGRVSAPEDLPEHGVTTVFVDLGNTKIELLHPLGDDSPIRGFLERNPAGGMHHVCLEVDDIETAREKLEIDGVRVLGDGRPRIGAHGKPVLFLHPKDFCGTLIELEEV comes from the coding sequence ATGATAGGCAAGCTCAACCACGTGGCCGTCGTGGTCCCGGATCTGGCGGCGGCCAGCGCGCTCTACCGCGATACGCTGGGGGGCCGCGTGTCCGCTCCCGAGGACCTGCCCGAGCATGGCGTTACCACGGTTTTTGTCGATCTTGGCAACACCAAGATCGAGTTGCTGCACCCGCTTGGCGACGACTCGCCCATCCGCGGGTTTCTCGAGCGCAACCCTGCCGGCGGCATGCACCACGTCTGCCTCGAGGTCGATGATATCGAGACCGCGAGAGAGAAGCTGGAGATTGATGGCGTCCGTGTTCTGGGCGACGGGCGCCCGCGCATCGGAGCTCATGGCAAGCCGGTCCTTTTCCTGCACCCCAAGGATTTCTGCGGCACGCTGATCGAATTGGAAGAGGTCTGA
- a CDS encoding DUF1467 family protein, which translates to MNWVTGLVVYVILWWLVLFTVLPWGNRVPDPEDMEAGQATSAPSNPRILLKMAITTVIAGIAWAGVYWLIASEIISLRPTVAP; encoded by the coding sequence ATGAACTGGGTCACCGGCCTGGTCGTCTACGTGATCTTATGGTGGCTGGTCCTGTTCACCGTGCTGCCCTGGGGCAACCGGGTGCCCGACCCCGAAGACATGGAGGCGGGGCAGGCGACCTCGGCCCCGAGCAATCCGCGGATTTTGCTGAAAATGGCGATCACGACGGTGATCGCGGGGATCGCATGGGCCGGTGTTTACTGGCTGATCGCGTCCGAAATCATTTCCCTGCGTCCGACCGTGGCGCCGTGA
- a CDS encoding DNA-3-methyladenine glycosylase I, which yields MADPPAFEKTYCAIAPGHPWHGPYHDREYGFPQVDNAVLFERLCLEINQAGLSWLTVLKKRSAFREAFRGFDPATVAGFGARDRRRLLADAAIIRNRLKVDAVIENAGRVLELIARHGSFDGWLRAHHPLSKPAWVKLFRKTFKFTGGEITGEFLMSLGYLPGAHHPDCPVFERIARQRPPWMAA from the coding sequence ATGGCGGACCCGCCGGCCTTCGAAAAGACCTACTGTGCCATCGCGCCGGGCCACCCGTGGCACGGCCCCTATCATGATCGGGAATACGGCTTTCCCCAGGTCGATAACGCGGTGCTTTTCGAGCGGCTTTGCCTCGAGATCAACCAGGCCGGGTTGTCCTGGCTCACGGTCCTGAAGAAGCGGTCGGCGTTTCGCGAGGCCTTCCGCGGCTTCGACCCCGCCACCGTGGCCGGGTTCGGGGCCCGCGACCGCCGTCGCTTGCTGGCCGATGCCGCGATCATCCGTAACCGGCTCAAGGTCGATGCCGTGATCGAAAATGCCGGTCGCGTGCTCGAGCTGATTGCCCGGCACGGGTCGTTCGACGGTTGGCTCCGCGCCCACCATCCGCTGTCGAAGCCCGCTTGGGTCAAACTGTTCAGGAAAACCTTCAAGTTCACCGGCGGCGAGATCACCGGGGAGTTTCTGATGAGCCTTGGCTATCTGCCCGGGGCCCATCACCCGGACTGCCCGGTTTTCGAGCGTATCGCCCGCCAGCGGCCACCTTGGATGGCGGCGTAG
- a CDS encoding proline--tRNA ligase: MRLSRYFLPTLKETPSEARIASHRLMLRAGMVRQSAAGIYTWLPLGFRVLRKIEKIVRAEQDRAGALEVLMPTIQPAELWRESGRYDDYGKEMLRIRDRHERDLLYGPTNEEMITEVFRAYVKSYRDLPQILYHVQWKFRDEVRPRFGVMRGREFLMKDSYSFDLDFEGARRSYDLMFETYLRTFRRLGLRAIPVKADPGAIGGDMSHEFHILAETGESDLYYDAAFDSLDPDGDIETLKTLYAAADEKHDPAACPVPPDRLRTTKGIEIGHIFYFGTKYSAPMEALVASPSGDLVPVEMGSYGIGVSRLVGAIIEAYHDEAGIIWPEEVAPFRIGIVNLRVSDAATSEAADDMYRRLCEAGQEVLLDDRDLGAGAKFADMDLIGLPWQLVIGPRGVKAGTVEIKNRASGKKEEISIDAALDRLSRGPDRKAGV, from the coding sequence ATGCGCTTGTCGCGTTATTTCCTGCCGACTCTCAAGGAAACCCCGTCGGAAGCCCGGATCGCATCGCATCGGCTGATGCTGCGTGCCGGCATGGTCCGGCAGTCGGCCGCCGGGATCTACACATGGTTGCCGCTGGGTTTCCGGGTCTTGCGCAAGATCGAGAAGATCGTTCGCGCCGAACAGGACCGGGCGGGCGCGCTGGAGGTGCTCATGCCGACCATCCAGCCGGCCGAATTGTGGCGGGAATCAGGGCGCTACGATGATTACGGCAAGGAAATGCTGCGCATTCGCGACCGCCATGAGCGCGATCTGCTGTATGGGCCGACCAACGAGGAAATGATCACGGAAGTCTTTCGGGCCTACGTGAAGTCATATCGTGACCTGCCGCAGATTCTCTATCACGTGCAATGGAAGTTCCGCGACGAGGTCCGCCCGCGTTTTGGTGTGATGCGCGGACGTGAATTCCTGATGAAGGACAGCTATTCGTTCGACCTCGATTTCGAGGGCGCCCGGCGTTCCTACGACCTGATGTTCGAGACCTATCTGCGGACGTTCCGCCGTCTCGGGCTTCGTGCCATTCCGGTGAAGGCCGATCCTGGCGCGATCGGCGGCGATATGAGCCACGAGTTTCATATCCTGGCGGAAACGGGCGAAAGCGACCTCTATTATGATGCTGCCTTTGATTCGCTCGATCCCGACGGCGATATCGAGACCTTGAAGACTCTCTACGCCGCGGCGGATGAAAAGCACGATCCGGCCGCGTGCCCCGTGCCGCCCGATCGCCTGCGAACGACCAAGGGCATCGAGATCGGGCATATTTTCTATTTTGGCACGAAATATTCAGCGCCCATGGAGGCGCTGGTGGCCAGCCCGTCGGGCGACCTTGTCCCGGTCGAGATGGGGTCCTACGGCATTGGCGTCTCGCGCCTCGTGGGGGCGATTATCGAGGCCTATCACGACGAGGCCGGCATCATCTGGCCCGAGGAAGTCGCCCCGTTCCGCATCGGTATCGTGAACCTTCGGGTGTCGGATGCGGCGACGAGCGAGGCCGCCGATGACATGTATCGCCGGCTTTGCGAGGCCGGGCAGGAAGTGCTGCTCGATGACCGCGATCTCGGCGCCGGCGCCAAGTTCGCCGACATGGACCTGATCGGTCTTCCCTGGCAGCTCGTGATCGGGCCGCGCGGGGTCAAGGCGGGAACGGTGGAAATCAAGAACCGCGCCTCCGGCAAAAAGGAGGAAATATCGATTGATGCGGCCCTCGACCGGCTGAGCCGGGGACCCGACCGCAAGGCGGGGGTGTGA